ttccatcgagtgcggaattgttgatggagagactttaagtgctgccaccggttcagaatggacttggattcgccctttacttcaggttccactatggatagaagaggtccaccaacaagaaagtgccctggtgtcaacgctaagagatcagttggatcctcggacatgggagatagcggtctggaattcagacaagcttcgattctcgctaggagggtggacagctcttcaaaggtgtacttccgcgtagcggtggacttgtaaaacaaggtcttgaagctcttgacaccagcttcccataggcctcccatGTGGGGTGCCCCcggaggaatgaattgccaggtgagctgctgatgactataggcatcggtcacagactccttaacggcttgcaggaagtctcgggaaagcacggtggaggcgccggcgaaggtctttccattgtcggattggacttggcgaggacaccctcttctagagacgaaacgagcgaaagcggccagaaacttttcagtcgttaagtcggatgtaggctctagatggatggcctttgtagaaaaacaaacgaaaaacaacacataccctttcgtaatgagacaagctcttccggtataattttttatgtcaaacgggccggcgtagtccatccctgtgtacgtgaacgggCGGGAAAAggacactcgctctttcggaaaacttcccatcatctggacttgcaatctctttttgtggataacgcagaccttgcaggagttaaccactgccttcaccaagttctttattctcggaacccagtatctggaccgagtgagacgcaccactaactggttgccaccatgcaacgtaatgagatgcgtgaatttgaccagaagccgcgagagtgcacattcgtacggcaggattatcggatgtcgttcatcataccgcaaactgtcggaggccgttacgcggccgcatgccctgattacccctttcttatctagaaaggggttcagggagagaatcgaactcgccgcgggcacaggacgcttctgactcaagcagcggtattcttcagaaaaatacctgcgctgagtgcaaatcgtcatgagttcttccgcggcggcaacgtcctgggcctctacacggaccccggaaggcggtgattgtcttcgacatcgttggacaaatcgatggacatacgcgaggacccgcaaagctctatctaaattggaaaagcgatctaggaaatcttctgacggcatagacgccacatggactttaacggcacgcttttcgatctcagtcaccggcaggtcggttccctggctgggccactgatcgcgtggacgttgcagccaagtgggtccatgccaccaaagcgggttatccaccagctcttgaaggggaactcctcgactagccaaatcagctggattatgttcggattgaacgtgcgaccaattggccgcctcagtggactcggtgatcttcgtcaccctgttggcaacgaacgtagtccaatggcacgctggttttgctaaccatgctagcacaatcgtggaatcggtccaacagtggaattttgaggtcagcctcggcatatttggaagaatggcttcggccatctcggacaaaaggagagccccacataactccagcctgggaagggacaccgttttgactggcgccacacgcgtcttggccgtgagcaagtgcaccatcgtcttatggcccacttctacgcgcacatagatcgcagcaccgtatgccttttgcgaggcgtcacagaatccgtgatgctctacgcggaactctggacggaaggaaacccatctgggtattctgacctggtctaggaccgaatagctctggagaaagctgttccacctttggcacagctcaattggaagtttatcgtcccagcctagatcctgaagccaaatctcttgcataaaaattttggcacacacaacaaatggagcgagccagcctgctggatcaaatAGCTTGGaaatttgggaaaggacttgtcgtttcgtgtgggagatttccgttgctaaatctggtgggacgaaaaagaactcatcggacgtcgccttccatcgtacgccgagagttttggctgtgctctcagtgtcgatctcgaggaagtcggctgtcagaagatgatcgctttggatatgagctaatatttctttgttgttggaggtccattttctcagtggaaaccccgcggaatctagagcactttgtagctcgtgaacaatggacttagcgtcctcggcggagtcagctcccgcaaggacatcgtctacatacatattatTTCGAATGAcattgctcgctcttggatggctgagctgcacgtcagttgccaacttttgcaggactcgaatggccaggaatggcgcgcaattgactccaaaagttaccgtctgtaattcgaaatctcgaatgtgcccctcgctgttgcggaataaaatgcgttggaacggggaatgcttcggatctacccatatctgccgatacattttctcgatatcggcactgtagacgtatcggaaatatcgccacttcaggatctggatagttagatcggactgtaagactgggccagcatgaaggatatcatttaagctgaccccattctctgaagggctggaggcattgaaaaccacacgtaacttagtggttgtactttccggcttgagcacggcatgatgcggaaggtaataactggcagaattatgggtaggacggacctctttcatgtgattgaggtcgagatactcttgaatcacggagtcgtatttggctttcagctgacagtccctcttcaggcgttgctcggttcttaggaactgcgacaacgcggaggatctggagtgaccgagggcggattttacgttttgaggatcacgaaacggaagacttacgacatacctgccgttatcgtctctcgtagtcgttcggagaaaattttcctcacaagccaaatcggaagattttgtcacttttactggcagatcctccacctcccaaaatttggtgagaagcctatccagggacgtgtcaactgtgtgggagattcgtgtggaaaaaacggaaatctgattttcccttggagcaggaacgggtcctgttaggatccacccgaaaatggtttcttgcccgagaagagagccacaaatattcggccgggtgccgcttaggagaatggatggcagtatgtcggccccgaccagaatatctatctgtgcactctcgtagaactttggatccgctagtgacagttcgggaagatcccgtagaaactgttgcggaatcggacaagatggaaggtttccagctaattgaggaagaacataggccgtcgtgtttatttgcaagccaggcctggtcggagaacggatggtaaactgacagagctttttggattcagcggatactgtctggtttaagcctgatacttgggctcggattacctggtgaggcaacttaattagattgaacagccgctcagaaatgaaggttgcctctgatcctgaatctatcaaggcacgagctttaaaattcgaccccaagtgacatatgtcaattatggcggtgcccagcaagacggatctataccccgtcgcgaagtaattttgtactgtcgagtccgtggaccgggaagcggtggcaactggtgtacttggtcttgatctgggtcttggggcgggattcgaaggcgattgggaggagttgcctctgtgtagtaaggtgtgatggcggccgcggcacgtaaagcaactatgagtgctctcacaatcacgcagctggtgccctcgtgcgaagcagtttagacacagctgcttcctctttatgtatgccgaacgctcgtcgaccgtcatctggaggaaccgtgcacatgtgcggacaggatggttttccttcttacaaaggtcacatccttttggcttgggtgctacccttgtctcgtatgaatttattcttcgaggcgctgcagtgggggcggatgtttttggcagagattgactcgatcccgacggccgtacgtcgtctatggcttctaaggtccggtgacgctccgtaaggaaggcgttcagttcctgccacgtcggaatctctgccttattgtgcagggactgttcccacaaggatagcgtgagcttaggaagtttggaggagcacatgtacactaggaggcaatcccaattttctgtttcaattccggacatttctaaagccgtaaggcaaccctggatggtacgttgaagttcacggatagctgacccagattcctgattaacggactgcacattgaaaagtattttcaattggctatttactaacaaccgcttgttttcgaaacgctcagttaggttagcccaagctgagcgaaagccgtcgttagtaaggggggagtttgacactatcgtgtgtgcatcgccgcttgttttggcatttaggtggaacaatttttcgactggcgtcagccttggattgtttatgtaaatggccgtaaacagatccctaaaggtcggccaccgcagatagtctccggtgaaaacctcggtatcgcacggaggcagccgacatccagagggaatgtaagtctgggtaggaacagcttgaacttggggagcctgggctatcatatccgcgatctgagccccacatctctcgtaaacggaatagcagtagccgtatttagccttgagaactggcaaactatcagctgcactgtctccggcttctgctatgcacccggtgcattcatcgtattctgccttgatgcggtcccataacgcgcgtatttcttcgcggcggatgttcagcatagacagagtaggagggatcggcgaaggagtttttgctctggattcaaactcactcagccgatctgagacctcagtaaatttgcttagagcgatctgggaaggtgttagtgccattttgacgtttgcacgggtgaccctttttcggggcgacgaggtcttggcagttagttcgggtgtgggcggatctacggatatgcctgggactacggcaggtggaatagacaacttgttgttatcacttccagcgGACATTTAAAGAGAAATTACCTTTATTTGGGTCTGAATCTgttcgcctttgtttatgtcggataaataggaaacctggcccacttctggaacagtggaacgaggtgtcgacaaaaaagtagtggatcggagaaatagaaattggaagcaagcaccgacctggttactttgcggaattaaacccaataatacggattaggaacagTGAGTGATAAGTTCGAATATCACCCGTTGAGAAGTAAttctataatatttaacccttttggtatatgtattatggttgggatcaagtttggtatattttttgctggtatttttgcgtttggataaattgaggggggaaaataccaactatgtgtatatatatagtccccggtggagtaattgtaatattttcgcctttatttaaacttctaaatgaagaaaaaataccaaaatttgttggtcggaggatgc
This sequence is a window from Drosophila suzukii unplaced genomic scaffold, CBGP_Dsuzu_IsoJpt1.0 scf_12, whole genome shotgun sequence. Protein-coding genes within it:
- the LOC139354639 gene encoding uncharacterized protein; amino-acid sequence: MSAGSDNNKLSIPPAVVPGISVDPPTPELTAKTSSPRKRVTRANVKMALTPSQIALSKFTEVSDRLSEFESRAKTPSPIPPTLSMLNIRREEIRALWDRIKAEYDECTGCIAEAGDSAADSLPVLKAKYGYCYSVYERCGAQIADMIAQAPQVQAVPTQTYIPSGCRLPPCDTEVFTGDYLRWPTFRDLFTAIYINNPRLTPVEKLFHLNAKTSGDAHTIVSNSPLTNDGFRSAWANLTERFENKRLLVNSQLKILFNVQSVNQESGSAIRELQRTIQGCLTALEMSGIETENWDCLLVYMCSSKLPKLTLSLWEQSLHNKAEIPTWQELNAFLTERHRTLEAIDDVRPSGSSQSLPKTSAPTAAPRRINSYETRVAPKPKGCDLCKKENHPVRTCARFLQMTVDERSAYIKRKQLCLNCFARGHQLRDCESTHSCFTCRGRHHTLLHRGNSSQSPSNPAPRPRSRPSTPVATASRSTDSTVQNYFATGYRSVLLGTAIIDICHLGSNFKARALIDSGSEATFISERLFNLIKLPHQVIRAQVSGLNQTVSAESKKLCQFTIRSPTRPGLQINTTAYVLPQLAGNLPSCPIPQQFLRDLPELSLADPKFYESAQIDILVGADILPSILLSGTRPNICGSLLGQETIFGWILTGPVPAPRENQISVFSTRISHTVDTSLDRLLTKFWEVEDLPVKVTKSSDLACEENFLRTTTRDDNGRYVVSLPFRDPQNVKSALGHSRSSALSQFLRTEQRLKRDCQLKAKYDSVIQEYLDLNHMKEVRPTHNSASYYLPHHAVLKPESTTTKLRVVFNASSPSENGVSLNDILHAGPVLQSDLTIQILKWRYFRYVYSADIEKMYRQIWVDPKHSPFQRILFRNSEGHIRDFELQTVTFGVNCAPFLAIRVLQKLATDVQLSHPRASNVIRNNMYVDDVLAGADSAEDAKSIVHELQSALDSAGFPLRKWTSNNKEILAHIQSDHLLTADFLEIDTESTAKTLGVRWKATSDEFFFVPPDLATEISHTKRQVLSQISKLFDPAGWLAPFVVCAKIFMQEIWLQDLGWDDKLPIELCQRWNSFLQSYSVLDQVRIPRWVSFRPEFRVEHHGFCDASQKAYGAAIYVRVEVGHKTMVHLLTAKTRVAPVKTVSLPRLELCGALLLSEMAEAILPNMPRLTSKFHCWTDSTIVLAWLAKPACHWTTFVANRVTKITESTEAANWSHVQSEHNPADLASRGVPLQELVDNPLWWHGPTWLQRPRDQWPSQGTDLPVTEIEKRAVKVHVASMPSEDFLDRFSNLDRALRVLAYVHRFVQRCRRQSPPSGVRVEAQDVAAAEELMTICTQRRYFSEEYRCLSQKRPVPAASSILSLNPFLDKKGVIRACGRVTASDSLRYDERHPIILPYECALSRLLVKFTHLITLHGGNQLVVRLTRSRYWVPRIKNLVKAVVNSCKVCVIHKKRLQVQMMGSFPKERVSFSRPFTYTGMDYAGPFDIKNYTGRACLITKGYVLFFVCFSTKAIHLEPTSDLTTEKFLAAFARFVSRRGCPRQVQSDNGKTFAGASTVLSRDFLQAVKESVTDAYSHQQLTWQFIPPGAPHMGGLWEAGVKSFKTLFYKSTATRKYTFEELSTLLARIEACLNSRPLSPMSEDPTDLLALTPGHFLVGGPLLSIVEPEVKGESKSILNRWQHLKSLHQQFRTRWKDEYLKELHKRNKWQVPTENLRVGDLVVIKDDNLPSNEWRLGRIDSVFPGADGNVRVVDIRTTRGIVKRPVTKVVLLPREPPKTTS